One Xyrauchen texanus isolate HMW12.3.18 chromosome 2, RBS_HiC_50CHRs, whole genome shotgun sequence genomic window carries:
- the LOC127663316 gene encoding putative nuclease HARBI1: protein MACLLLDDVVDEEVLILRRAFRHERVFRDRADPMAFSDEYLTEMYRFSGDGIRYLCRLLGPNIQHRTARSHALTVPQMVCVALRFFASGMFLYSVGDAENLNKATICRTIRNVSLALKSLVHIFITFPGHRRFIHIKEEFYKIAAFPNVIGTVDCTHIRIQCPSGAHEGDYVNRKTFHSVNVQMICDADCLITNFEAKWPGSVHDSRIFRASRIYQRLSLGKPPHFFKHLEHQEYSTSDKLYGDADFIFQQDLAPAHTAKSTKTWFNDHGITVLDWPANSPDLNPIENLWGIAKRKMRHETKQCRRAEGRY from the exons ATGGCTTGCCTTTTGTTGGATGATGTAGTTGATGAGGAAGTTTTAATACTCAGACGAGCATTCAGGCATGAAAGAGTCTTCCGAGATAGGGCAGACCCAATGGCCTTTTCAGACGAATATCTGACTGAGATGTACAGATTCTCAGGTGATGGCATCAGATATTTGTGTAGGCTGCTGGGTCCAAACATACAGCACAGGACAGCACGGAGCCATGCTCTCACTGTCCCACAGATGGTCTGCGTAGCACTGCGATTCTTTGCAAGTGGCATGTTTCTGTATTCTGTCGGTGATGCAGAAAACCTCAATAAAGCCACTATTTGCCGCACAATAAGAAATGTAAGTCTGGCATTGAAATCTCTTGTGCACATATTTATCACCTTCCCTGGTCACAGAAGATTCATCCATATCAAGGAGGAGTTCTACAAGATTGCAG CTTTTCCTAATGTAATTGGTACAGTGGATTGCACCCATATTCGTATCCAATGCCCCTCAGGGGCACATGAGGGAGATTATGTTAACAGGAAAACCTTCCACAGTGTCAATGTTCAG atgATCTGTGATGCTGACTGCCTTATCACAAATTTTGAGGCAAAGTGGCCTGGCTCAGTCCATGACTCCAGAATCTTTCGGGCCAGTAGAATTTACCAGAGACTCTCTCTAGGTAAGCCACCCCATTTTTTTAAGCACCTTGAACATCAAGAGTACAGTACTT cagacaagctttatggagatgctgacttcattttccagcaggacttggcacctgcccacactgccaaaagtaccaaaacctggttcaatgaccatggtattactgtgcttgattggccagcaaactcgcctgacctgaaccccatagagaatctatggggcattgccaagagaaagatgagacatgagaccaaacaatgcagaagagctgaaggccgctattga